The following coding sequences are from one Delphinus delphis chromosome 19, mDelDel1.2, whole genome shotgun sequence window:
- the LOC132414320 gene encoding large ribosomal subunit protein P1-like isoform X2 gives MASDSAFTCIYSGLILSDNEVTVTALASVNIGSLICNVGAGGPAPASGAAPAGGPRPSTTAAPAEEKKVEAKKEESEESDDDMGFGLFD, from the exons ATGGCCTCCGACTCAGCGTTCACCTGCATCTACTCGGGCCTCATCCTGTCCGACAATGAGGTGACAGTCAC GGCTTTGGCCAGTGTCAACATCGGGAGCCTCATCTGCAATGTGGGGGCAGGTGGACCTGCCCCAGCATCTGGGGCTGCACCGGCAGGAGGTCCTCGCCCCTCCACCACTGCTGCCCCAGCTGAGGAGAAGAAAgtggaagcaaagaaagaagaatctgAAGAGTCTGATGATGACATGGGCTTTGGTCTTTTTGACTAA
- the LOC132414320 gene encoding large ribosomal subunit protein P1-like isoform X1 yields MPGSPCLALARTMASDSAFTCIYSGLILSDNEVTVTEDKINALIKAASVNVELFWPGLFAKALASVNIGSLICNVGAGGPAPASGAAPAGGPRPSTTAAPAEEKKVEAKKEESEESDDDMGFGLFD; encoded by the coding sequence ATGCCCGGGAGCCCCTGCCTAGCACTCGCCCGCACCATGGCCTCCGACTCAGCGTTCACCTGCATCTACTCGGGCCTCATCCTGTCCGACAATGAGGTGACAGTCACCGAGGATAAGATCAATGCCCTCATTAAAGCAGCCAGTGTAAATGTTGAACTTTTCTGGCCAGGCTTGTTTGCAAAGGCTTTGGCCAGTGTCAACATCGGGAGCCTCATCTGCAATGTGGGGGCAGGTGGACCTGCCCCAGCATCTGGGGCTGCACCGGCAGGAGGTCCTCGCCCCTCCACCACTGCTGCCCCAGCTGAGGAGAAGAAAgtggaagcaaagaaagaagaatctgAAGAGTCTGATGATGACATGGGCTTTGGTCTTTTTGACTAA